From the genome of Hathewaya histolytica, one region includes:
- a CDS encoding EscU/YscU/HrcU family type III secretion system export apparatus switch protein — MKERKKAAALKYDNIYEPPIVTASGTGYIAEKILEKAMEGNVPIIENKELTELLTKVEVGDSIPEEVYEAVATILAYIMSIDSTLE; from the coding sequence ATGAAAGAGCGAAAAAAAGCAGCAGCTTTAAAATATGATAATATATATGAACCTCCTATAGTTACAGCTTCAGGTACGGGATATATTGCTGAGAAGATTTTAGAAAAGGCTATGGAAGGTAATGTGCCGATTATAGAAAACAAGGAACTTACGGAGCTCTTAACTAAGGTAGAAGTAGGAGATAGTATACCAGAGGAGGTATACGAAGCAGTTGCTACAATACTCGCATATATTATGAGTATAGATAGTACATTAGAATAA
- a CDS encoding GTP pyrophosphokinase: protein MAIREWKSFLLPYEQAVEELKTKFKNIRKEYRRKNEYSPIEFVTGRVKEISSILEKANKFDIPLDRIEYEMEDIAGIRVMCQFVDDIQKVVNIIRDRKDMDIIYEKDYITNFKNSGYRSYHIIIKYSVYMAEGEKEILAEFQIRTLAMNFWATVEHSLNYKYKHSIPVYIKEKLKKAADAAFLLDQEMQEIKEEIKDAQKLFEIKSTLVSNISDNIASLGALGKNAEVARFREQLNTLIEEGDVVELSSLLKTTERIIELYKV, encoded by the coding sequence ATGGCAATTAGAGAATGGAAGAGTTTTTTATTACCTTATGAACAGGCAGTAGAGGAATTAAAAACAAAATTTAAAAATATAAGAAAAGAATATAGAAGAAAAAATGAATATTCTCCCATAGAGTTTGTAACAGGAAGGGTAAAGGAAATATCAAGTATATTAGAGAAAGCAAATAAATTTGACATACCCTTAGATAGAATTGAGTATGAGATGGAGGATATAGCTGGTATAAGAGTTATGTGCCAATTTGTAGATGATATACAAAAAGTGGTTAATATAATTAGAGATAGAAAAGATATGGATATAATTTATGAAAAAGATTATATAACTAACTTTAAAAATAGTGGTTATAGAAGCTATCATATAATAATTAAGTACTCTGTTTATATGGCAGAGGGGGAAAAGGAAATTTTAGCAGAATTCCAAATAAGAACCCTAGCCATGAACTTTTGGGCTACAGTAGAGCATTCATTAAATTATAAGTATAAACATTCTATTCCTGTTTATATTAAAGAGAAACTTAAAAAAGCAGCTGATGCAGCATTTTTATTGGATCAAGAAATGCAAGAAATAAAAGAAGAAATTAAGGATGCTCAGAAGTTATTTGAAATTAAATCAACTTTAGTTTCAAATATATCAGATAACATAGCAAGTTTGGGTGCTTTAGGAAAAAATGCAGAGGTTGCAAGGTTTAGAGAACAATTAAATACTCTTATAGAAGAGGGAGATGTTGTTGAATTAAGTTCACTTTTAAAAACTACAGAGAGAATTATTGAGCTTTATAAGGTATAA
- a CDS encoding metallophosphoesterase yields the protein MALWSISDLHLAFTIDKPMDIFGDNWYMHEEKIKENWLKEIKDKDTVLIAGDISWSMNIEEGFEDLNWIHNLPGDKILVKGNHDYWWSGIKRLNSMYDDLNFIQNNSFSYEDYAICGTRGWILPGGTNFTSNDEKIFKRECIRLRLSLEEGRKKGFSKFIVMTHYPPIYPNMEDTEFIKILKEFNVEKVIYGHLHGPSLKKVFEGHRDGIEYIMTSSDYLNFYPKKILD from the coding sequence ATGGCATTATGGTCAATATCTGATTTACATTTAGCGTTTACTATAGATAAACCAATGGATATCTTTGGTGATAACTGGTATATGCATGAAGAAAAAATAAAAGAAAATTGGTTAAAAGAAATAAAGGATAAGGATACTGTGTTAATAGCAGGGGATATATCTTGGTCTATGAATATAGAAGAAGGTTTTGAAGATTTAAATTGGATACATAACCTTCCTGGCGATAAAATATTAGTTAAAGGTAATCATGACTACTGGTGGAGTGGAATAAAAAGGTTAAATAGTATGTATGATGACCTAAACTTTATACAAAATAACTCTTTTTCATATGAAGATTATGCAATCTGCGGTACAAGAGGATGGATATTACCGGGAGGGACAAATTTTACCTCAAATGACGAGAAAATATTTAAAAGAGAATGTATAAGACTCAGGTTATCCTTAGAAGAGGGACGTAAAAAAGGATTTTCAAAATTTATAGTAATGACTCATTATCCCCCTATTTATCCTAATATGGAGGATACAGAATTTATTAAGATTCTAAAAGAGTTTAATGTTGAAAAAGTTATTTACGGTCATTTACATGGTCCCTCACTAAAGAAAGTTTTCGAAGGACATAGAGATGGAATAGAATATATAATGACCTCTAGTGATTATTTAAACTTTTATCCTAAAAAAATATTAGATTAA